In the genome of Dehalococcoidales bacterium, the window TCCGGCAGTCGATTGCCCTAATCCGCAGTTCGGGTTCAGGTCTCCCCTGACGAATTGCGCGAACTGCGTGCACCTCAAGGATGAGACGGCGCACTTCATCGTCTGCGAGTATCAACAAAGCCAGCAAGAACGGGACCAAATGGACAGGATGATGAAGGGGACTACGCCCCCGGCCCAGGCCGGGCATCCGGGAGTGCAGCCGCCGATTCCGCCGGGCGTGTACGAACCGAAGAAGTGAGTTCCTATGTATAGGGGTCGCATACTCGCGGTGGCTGACGCGCCGTTTTGCGCGACTGGGTATGGTAATCAATCCAATGCCGTGCTCAGTCGGCTGGCGCAGAGAGGTTGGGATGTCTACCAGATTGGGTGCAATGTCTGGTTCACGGGACAGGAACAGGTGGAGGCAGATGGGTACACCCACTGGAACGGCATCAAAGTCATCAGGAACCTGGAGACGAAGACGAAGGGGCTGGACGGCCTCTATGGGTCGAAGGAGTTCCAGCGGCAGATGTTCGACGAGCTTAAGCCCGATGTGGTCTGGAGCCTGAACGACTTCTACCGCGTCGGGGGTATGACGGAGATAGGCGAGGATTTCATCGACAGGTGGGTCCACTGGCTCCCGGTAGACAACCCGTACAGCAAGGACTCCTGGGCCAACTTCATGAATCGCATGAAGTTCCTCGTATTCCTTTCTTCCTTCGGTTGGAAGCAACAGGCGCACCTTGTCAAGGATGTGATGTACAAGGACGCGATATACCATGCGGTCCCGAGCGATGTGTTCAGACCGCTTCCGAAAAAGGAGAGACTTAAGGATGCACACGGCCTCGGAGGGCGGTTCGTCATTACCACAGTAGGACGGCATCAACCAAGGAAGATGATTTACCAAACCGCCTATGCCGTCGGAGAGTTTCTCAAGACCCATCCAGATGCGTTCTGGATATGCAAGTGCGACCCGAAGGATTCCTCTATGAGAGAGGAAGCGCAGAACGAGAGGGATTTGGAGTGGCTGATGGAGCGGTATGGGGTGAGGGAGCAGGTCGCGTTCGAGCCGATGATGCTTCCCGAGGACCAGATGAACGAACTGTACAATACCGGGGATGTGTTCATGCACATCTCGGGGGGAGAGGGGTTCGGCATCCCCTATGTGGAGTCGATGCTGGCCGGAGTGCCGTGCATCCTGACGGACAACACTACCTCCCCGGAGCTTACGGGGGGGTGGGAGTTCGGGCTGCCAGTGAAGGTCTCCGGCCAGAAGATGCTCCCGAGGTTCAGCGTGCTGTATGATGTCCCCGATGCTCTGGACGGCGCGAGGCAGCTTGAGTTCGCGTACGACGACTGGAAGGGCGGGGGAAAGTGGCTCTCCGAGGCTGGAAAGAAGGCGAGGGAGTTCCATCTGCAGTGGTGCGATGCGGAGCGCGTCGTGGACCGCTGGGAGGAAATATTCTGGCGCATCATGCGGTATAACAACAAGGTGCTGTGGCACTCCTTCTTCGGGAGGGGGGTGGGGTTCACAGCCATCAGCGAGACCATAATCCCAGCCCTGGAGAATCTCGGCTACGATGTGTATGTCAACGACTGGCAGAGTGGGGAATCGCCCATCCTTGAGCCGCGTTTCCGACAGCTTTACGAGAAGTACCTGAAGGCTAGGGACGGCATCGACTTCACGAAGCACCCGCAGGTCATCTGTTGGCTCATGGAATCGTTCCCGAGCGTCAAGGGCGATTGGAAGATTGGATGGTCCCTCTGCGAATCGACGAAGCTCCACGCCCACTACCAGCAGGTCTGCAACGACATGGACTATCTCATCACGAGCTCCGAATTCAACAGGAAGGTGCAGGAACAGAGCGGGATTGCCTGCCCCATACGGATCGTCCCCCCCT includes:
- a CDS encoding glycosyltransferase; protein product: MADAPFCATGYGNQSNAVLSRLAQRGWDVYQIGCNVWFTGQEQVEADGYTHWNGIKVIRNLETKTKGLDGLYGSKEFQRQMFDELKPDVVWSLNDFYRVGGMTEIGEDFIDRWVHWLPVDNPYSKDSWANFMNRMKFLVFLSSFGWKQQAHLVKDVMYKDAIYHAVPSDVFRPLPKKERLKDAHGLGGRFVITTVGRHQPRKMIYQTAYAVGEFLKTHPDAFWICKCDPKDSSMREEAQNERDLEWLMERYGVREQVAFEPMMLPEDQMNELYNTGDVFMHISGGEGFGIPYVESMLAGVPCILTDNTTSPELTGGWEFGLPVKVSGQKMLPRFSVLYDVPDALDGARQLEFAYDDWKGGGKWLSEAGKKAREFHLQWCDAERVVDRWEEIFWRIMRYNNKVLWHSFFGRGVGFTAISETIIPALENLGYDVYVNDWQSGESPILEPRFRQLYEKYLKARDGIDFTKHPQVICWLMESFPSVKGDWKIGWSLCESTKLHAHYQQVCNDMDYLITSSEFNRKVQEQSGIACPIRIVPP